DNA from Streptomyces sp. NBC_00237:
CCCCGGCCATGGGCACCCTCAGCTACATCCTCCGTGACGACAGCTGGGGCCGCGGATATGCCACCCAGGCCGCCCGCCAGGTTGTCTCCGCGGCCTGCACCACCGCCGGTCTGAACCGGCTGGAGGCCATGCACCACCCCGACAACCCCGCCTCCGGCCGCGTCCTGACCAAGGTCGGCTTCACCCGCGTCGGAACGGCCGCCCGGGACACCGAGACCGGAACCGTTCCCTACGAGCTGTACGTACTGGAGACCGACGGCATCTGAACCAGCGCAGGCGCGGGGCCCGAACGGGCTGCTCCTGATCGACCGCTGACGGCCCATGAGGCCCGCCACCGCAGGTACGGTCAGCTTCACGGCACGCAAGACGGCACACCACCGGACCCAGGGGGGCCAATGGGAGTGGAGAGCGAACCGCAGAGCATCCCGTGGGGCGGCGAGTGGCGACGACACCTCCGCTCCGATAAGGAGACGGATCTTGTCCGCTCCTGGATGCGCCACCTCGAATGCCCCACCTGCAACGCAGCCGCCGGACGCGCCTGCCGCACCGCAGGCGGTCGCCCCACCAACCACCACCGGGCTCGCCGCGACGCCGTTGGCCCGATCCCGTACGAGCAGTGGCGGAAGGAGGGCCTCATCCCGGAGCAGCGGACGTACACGATCCCGGCCGTGCTCAAGGAGTCGCAGAAGGCCCGCATCGACTTCAACGTGGACACCGCCCTGGCCGACGGTGTGGCGGTCGTCCGCATGTTCCTCGCCGACCGGCTCGGTCTGCTCCTCCAGGGCGAGGAGGCCATCGACCGCATCGACGACGCCGTACGCAAGCTGATCGAGGTCCGCGGCCCGGTGGGGACGGCCGACGTGGTCACTGTCCTCGCCCACCAAGTCGCTTCACTGCTGGTTGCGAACGCCGGCCCCGACGGCGACCCGGAGGCCCTGTTCGACACGGTGATCCGCGCGCAGATCGACGTTGCCCGCAAGATGCAGAAGATCCAGAGGGAGCGCGCCGGGGACTGACCCGGCCGACTGGCTACGCGTGGCCCTGCTCGCGGGTTTCACCGGCAGCGGCGTAGCGGGTCAGGTCGATACCGGCTGCGCGGGCTTCCTTGAGCCGGATGGACACCAGACCG
Protein-coding regions in this window:
- a CDS encoding GNAT family N-acetyltransferase; protein product: MVTLRALRPDDAAALTRIYSGASIRHTTGKPLTLDQAHEKISAALARAAETPRAQWSWGIFDEAEMIGLISLRRRTPAMGTLSYILRDDSWGRGYATQAARQVVSAACTTAGLNRLEAMHHPDNPASGRVLTKVGFTRVGTAARDTETGTVPYELYVLETDGI